A DNA window from Aureibaculum sp. 2308TA14-22 contains the following coding sequences:
- a CDS encoding chondroitinase-B domain-containing protein: protein MNNISNYKMCINRNLIFVSLMILMFSCKDKLETKTNTVKNISELESAILDAEPGDNIVMANGIWKDIQIKFTGDGTKAHPITIKAETPGKVFIEGVSSLELSGNYLEVSGLFFRNGYSPKTNVIAFRTSDKEVANHSKVTNCVILDFNNLERDQDNLWVQFYGKYNELSNCYIAGKTNGGPTVRVDLKGNQSIRNYHKIINNHFGPRPRKGGARGETIQLGSSFTSMSPSNTTIANNLFEECNGEVEIISSKTNFNIIKNNVFYKSEGSVVTRHGNYVTVDGNYFIGDGENDQYGGIRIINTGHWVINNLFYKIKGKNFRSPIAIMNGIPKSPLNRYNQVTDVVVAYNTFVDSDSPWQFGVGTNISQADVLPKSEIRSARPLRTEVVNNVIYNSVGDANPIIEYDKADGVTFASNIIYNNGVEITNGHGLISKELSLTDIGTNISVPTSGFEDIEVYKGFDFETITHDLLGNSRGKSNQIGAILNVENINLDILNKANYGADWYSNEIETKEAKTHEVSNTSELIAKLQEAESEDVLELNDGVFEISESLIIDKTITIQSKGNTEIIYEGVANTPAFSLNPYGKLSLKNVKLKGNASNYAFASLKENMSNHFGLSVSNSDISDFNYVLKVYKQSFSERVTFENTTISNCENGIELSEETNDRGDYNTEYLTIDNCNFNNVKQNVIDYYRGGYDESTIGGNLLVSNSTFTNCGVKEKNKRLFNHNGIVNVNITKNTFKNNPVQFISILWGAKNNVASDNTIINSGQIKSEENLVMTLMY from the coding sequence ATGAATAATATTTCAAATTATAAAATGTGTATTAATAGGAACCTAATTTTTGTAAGTTTAATGATTTTGATGTTTAGCTGTAAAGATAAACTTGAGACTAAAACAAACACTGTAAAGAATATTTCCGAACTGGAATCAGCAATTTTGGACGCCGAACCCGGAGATAATATTGTAATGGCCAATGGTATTTGGAAAGATATTCAAATAAAATTTACTGGAGATGGCACAAAAGCACACCCAATCACAATTAAGGCTGAAACACCTGGAAAAGTTTTTATTGAAGGTGTTTCTAGTTTAGAACTTAGTGGAAATTATTTAGAAGTAAGTGGTTTGTTTTTTAGAAATGGTTATTCGCCTAAAACTAACGTAATTGCTTTTAGAACCAGTGACAAAGAAGTTGCAAATCACTCTAAAGTTACAAATTGTGTCATTCTAGATTTCAATAATTTAGAAAGAGATCAAGATAATCTTTGGGTACAATTCTACGGAAAATACAATGAGTTAAGCAACTGTTATATTGCTGGTAAAACTAATGGCGGGCCAACAGTTAGGGTAGATTTAAAGGGAAACCAAAGTATAAGAAACTATCATAAAATTATAAATAATCATTTTGGCCCAAGACCAAGAAAAGGTGGAGCAAGAGGAGAAACAATTCAATTAGGAAGTAGTTTCACATCTATGTCACCTAGTAATACAACGATTGCCAATAATTTATTTGAAGAATGTAACGGAGAAGTAGAAATTATATCGAGCAAGACTAATTTCAACATCATAAAAAACAATGTGTTTTATAAAAGTGAAGGTTCTGTGGTAACACGTCATGGCAACTACGTTACGGTGGATGGTAATTATTTTATTGGTGATGGCGAGAATGATCAATATGGTGGAATTAGAATTATTAACACAGGCCATTGGGTTATAAATAATCTTTTTTATAAAATAAAAGGAAAGAACTTTAGAAGTCCCATAGCAATTATGAATGGAATTCCAAAGTCGCCATTAAATAGATATAATCAGGTTACAGATGTGGTAGTTGCTTACAATACTTTTGTAGATTCAGATTCGCCTTGGCAGTTTGGAGTTGGTACAAACATTTCGCAAGCGGATGTTTTGCCTAAATCAGAAATTCGTTCGGCCAGACCATTAAGAACAGAAGTTGTAAATAATGTAATATATAATTCTGTTGGTGATGCCAATCCAATTATAGAATACGACAAAGCCGATGGTGTAACTTTTGCAAGTAATATTATTTACAATAACGGTGTTGAAATTACAAACGGTCATGGTTTAATTTCTAAAGAATTATCTTTAACAGATATTGGTACAAATATTTCTGTTCCAACTTCTGGTTTCGAAGATATAGAAGTTTATAAAGGTTTTGATTTTGAAACAATTACTCATGATTTATTAGGAAATTCGAGAGGTAAATCAAATCAAATAGGTGCGATTTTAAATGTAGAAAATATCAATTTAGATATTTTAAATAAAGCCAATTATGGTGCTGATTGGTATTCAAATGAAATAGAAACCAAAGAGGCTAAGACACATGAGGTTTCTAATACTTCCGAATTAATAGCTAAACTTCAAGAAGCTGAAAGTGAAGATGTTTTAGAATTGAACGATGGAGTTTTCGAGATTTCAGAATCTTTAATTATTGATAAAACAATAACAATTCAATCTAAAGGGAATACCGAAATTATATATGAAGGAGTCGCAAACACACCAGCTTTTTCTTTGAATCCTTATGGAAAATTATCTCTAAAAAACGTTAAACTTAAAGGAAACGCTTCTAATTATGCATTTGCTAGTTTAAAAGAGAATATGTCTAACCATTTCGGATTATCGGTTTCAAATTCTGATATAAGCGATTTTAATTATGTTTTAAAAGTGTATAAACAATCCTTTTCTGAACGTGTAACTTTTGAAAACACTACCATTTCAAATTGTGAAAATGGAATAGAATTATCTGAAGAAACAAACGATAGAGGTGATTATAACACTGAATATTTAACGATTGACAATTGTAATTTCAATAACGTAAAACAAAATGTTATTGATTATTATAGAGGTGGCTATGACGAGTCTACTATTGGAGGAAACCTTTTAGTATCTAACAGCACTTTTACCAATTGTGGTGTAAAAGAGAAAAACAAAAGACTATTTAATCATAATGGTATTGTGAATGTAAATATTACAAAAAACACGTTTAAAAACAATCCTGTACAATTTATTTCTATTCTTTGGGGAGCTAAAAACAATGTAGCCTCAGATAACACAATAATCAATTCGGGACAAATTAAGAGTGAAGAAAATTTAGTTATGACTCTAATGTATTAA
- a CDS encoding polysaccharide lyase family 7 protein encodes MKKALYIILIIFTVFSCKSEAKKTETKAEVETEKTVKYPSEVIPFMDQWKVLLGDGTYVDDLVNYQKDDFFYVENDGKTNWVVYKAPNSGITSRTSSNTRTELGQKAHWIPETGGKLTGTLKVRHVSTTGDATRASSFSVVIGQIHSDEGHENEPLKIYYKKFPGHTKGSVFWNYEINTEGDNIGRFDYSSPVWGHDFSVVGSSPTEYPEEPNDGITLGEEFSYEVNVHQGIMYLTFKSEGHETIKYTKSLVKSEFATKEDIPEQVIKVYENREKGGGVERETAYAGELNYFKQGAYNQANGESTKSETYGGDITKQYKNGSYAEVWFKEATVGKSTEPNKN; translated from the coding sequence ATGAAAAAAGCATTATACATTATACTCATAATTTTTACAGTTTTTTCATGTAAAAGCGAAGCAAAAAAAACGGAAACAAAAGCTGAAGTTGAAACTGAAAAAACAGTAAAATACCCAAGTGAAGTCATTCCGTTTATGGATCAATGGAAAGTTCTTTTAGGTGATGGAACATATGTTGATGATTTGGTAAATTACCAAAAAGACGATTTCTTTTATGTGGAAAACGATGGAAAAACGAATTGGGTAGTTTATAAAGCACCAAATTCAGGTATCACTTCAAGAACTTCAAGTAACACCAGAACAGAATTAGGTCAAAAAGCTCATTGGATACCAGAGACTGGAGGAAAATTAACAGGAACGTTAAAAGTACGGCATGTTTCCACTACAGGAGATGCTACTAGAGCATCTTCCTTTTCAGTGGTCATTGGACAAATACATAGTGACGAAGGTCATGAAAACGAACCACTAAAAATTTATTACAAAAAATTTCCTGGACACACAAAAGGTTCTGTGTTTTGGAATTATGAGATTAATACAGAAGGCGACAATATTGGCAGATTTGATTACTCATCACCAGTTTGGGGACACGATTTTTCTGTAGTTGGTTCAAGTCCAACAGAATATCCAGAAGAGCCAAATGATGGAATCACTTTAGGTGAAGAGTTTAGTTACGAAGTCAACGTACATCAAGGCATAATGTATTTAACTTTTAAAAGTGAAGGTCATGAAACTATTAAGTACACTAAAAGCCTAGTTAAATCAGAATTTGCAACAAAAGAAGATATTCCTGAACAAGTAATCAAAGTGTATGAAAATAGAGAAAAAGGAGGTGGAGTTGAACGTGAGACAGCTTATGCGGGTGAACTCAATTACTTTAAACAGGGTGCGTATAATCAAGCAAATGGTGAATCTACCAAATCAGAAACCTATGGTGGAGACATTACAAAACAATATAAAAACGGAAGCTATGCAGAAGTTTGGTTTAAAGAAGCAACTGTAGGCAAAAGTACTGAACCAAATAAAAATTAA
- a CDS encoding ribonuclease activity regulator RraA → MPTLSKNSREKLQKISTATIATCLFKKGLKNQFIQNVVPLKKGKLNMVGEAFTLRYIPAREDLNHIGVFTDPKHPQRVAVETCPKGAILVMDSRKNARAASAGSILVTRLMKRGVAGIVTDGGFRDSAEIAELNIPSYHQRPSAPTNLTLHQALDINIPIGCGDVAVFPGDVLVGDDDGVMVIPSEIVDTVANECTEMTVYENFVLEKVNEGQSIIGLYPPTNEETLVAFENWKADKS, encoded by the coding sequence ATGCCAACATTATCAAAAAATTCTCGTGAAAAATTACAAAAAATAAGTACTGCAACTATTGCAACATGCCTTTTTAAAAAAGGGCTAAAAAATCAGTTTATTCAGAATGTAGTACCACTTAAAAAAGGCAAACTTAATATGGTAGGAGAAGCATTCACCTTAAGATATATTCCTGCGAGAGAAGATTTAAACCATATTGGTGTTTTTACTGACCCAAAACATCCACAACGCGTTGCGGTAGAAACTTGTCCTAAGGGAGCTATATTAGTTATGGATAGTAGAAAAAATGCAAGAGCAGCTTCTGCGGGTTCTATTTTAGTTACGAGATTAATGAAACGCGGTGTTGCTGGAATTGTTACGGATGGAGGATTCAGAGACTCGGCTGAAATAGCTGAATTAAATATTCCTTCTTATCATCAACGTCCTTCTGCTCCTACAAATTTGACTTTACATCAAGCTTTAGATATAAATATTCCTATAGGCTGCGGAGATGTTGCTGTATTCCCTGGTGATGTTTTGGTTGGTGATGATGATGGCGTAATGGTAATTCCTTCAGAAATAGTAGATACTGTTGCCAATGAGTGTACAGAAATGACGGTTTATGAAAATTTTGTGTTGGAAAAGGTAAATGAGGGTCAGTCTATTATCGGTTTGTATCCACCAACAAATGAGGAAACTCTGGTTGCATTTGAAAATTGGAAAGCGGACAAATCGTGA
- a CDS encoding sugar phosphate isomerase/epimerase family protein encodes MSVPLELWAETNSEEELSVNIFSKHLQFLDYRNTGEMAAEMGFSGVDLTVRPKGHVLPHSVKTDLPKAVREIKEGGSNCELITTSIESVNNPLDMDVLEATSASGVKYYRTNWFKYPNDQLLQEALETYQTQIKELGEVNKELGLIGCYQNHAGTSVGASFWEIKKILETVESDYFGTQYDIRHAMVEGGFSWENGLQLLKSHIKTIVLKDFKWGKINGKWKAVNTPIGEGMVDFDKYFKLLKKYQLNPPVSLHLEYDLGGAEKGKKKISIDKKEVFNAMKKDLSTIQEFWKNA; translated from the coding sequence ATGAGTGTACCTCTAGAATTATGGGCCGAAACAAATTCAGAAGAAGAACTTTCAGTCAATATTTTTTCTAAACACCTCCAATTTTTAGATTACAGAAATACCGGTGAAATGGCAGCTGAAATGGGATTTTCTGGTGTTGATTTAACGGTTAGGCCAAAAGGTCATGTATTACCACATTCAGTTAAAACCGATTTACCCAAAGCAGTAAGAGAGATTAAAGAAGGCGGTTCAAATTGTGAACTCATTACTACGAGTATTGAAAGTGTCAACAATCCTCTTGATATGGATGTGTTGGAGGCGACTTCAGCGTCGGGAGTAAAATATTATAGAACCAATTGGTTTAAATATCCTAATGACCAATTATTGCAAGAAGCACTAGAAACATACCAAACTCAAATTAAGGAATTAGGTGAAGTAAATAAAGAGTTGGGATTGATTGGATGTTATCAAAATCATGCGGGAACTAGTGTAGGTGCTTCATTTTGGGAAATAAAGAAAATTTTAGAAACCGTAGAATCAGATTATTTTGGCACACAATATGATATCCGCCATGCCATGGTTGAAGGTGGATTTTCCTGGGAAAACGGCTTACAACTTCTTAAGTCTCATATCAAAACTATAGTATTAAAAGATTTTAAATGGGGTAAGATAAACGGTAAATGGAAAGCTGTTAATACACCTATAGGTGAAGGTATGGTTGATTTTGACAAATATTTTAAGCTCCTTAAGAAATATCAATTAAATCCACCTGTGTCACTTCATCTTGAATACGATTTGGGAGGTGCGGAAAAAGGAAAAAAGAAAATTTCAATTGATAAAAAAGAGGTATTTAACGCTATGAAAAAAGATTTATCGACCATTCAAGAATTTTGGAAAAATGCATAA
- the uxuA gene encoding mannonate dehydratase, whose protein sequence is MEYLEKTFRWFGSDFGVTLQDIKQTGATGVVNALHHLPAGEVWSSEAIKERKNEIENSGLKWSVVESVNVSESIKTATGDFKRHIDNYIETLHNLANNDIKTVCYNFMPVLDWTRTDLNYILPNGSSALRFDAIAFAAFELYILKREAAFKGYDAVTRHKAKDYLNTLDEKSFKKLKNTIMAGLPGTREVLEMEEFKNRLAKYENIDAQKLKENLVYFLKAIIPEAEKLGVKMCVHPDDPPYPILGLPRIVSNSSDIKFLLNCSSSYYNGLTFCTGSLGAKKENDLIKIFNAFANKVHFLHLRSVQLEKDGSFYEANHLEGSAPMAKVMEFIVKEQIRRKYENSKDVAIPLRADHGHLLLSDVGIKDEFYPGYSTLGRMKGLAELCGLEMGIRNSLVPTLQD, encoded by the coding sequence ATGGAATATTTAGAGAAAACATTCAGATGGTTTGGCTCCGATTTTGGCGTTACCCTTCAAGATATAAAACAAACTGGGGCAACGGGAGTGGTAAATGCGTTGCATCATTTACCAGCTGGTGAAGTATGGAGTAGCGAAGCTATTAAAGAACGTAAAAATGAGATTGAAAACAGTGGACTAAAATGGTCGGTAGTTGAAAGTGTTAATGTAAGTGAAAGTATAAAAACTGCCACGGGAGACTTTAAAAGACATATAGATAATTATATTGAAACCCTTCACAATCTTGCAAATAACGATATTAAAACGGTTTGCTATAATTTTATGCCAGTATTAGATTGGACACGGACCGATTTAAATTACATATTACCAAACGGTTCTTCAGCTTTACGTTTCGATGCTATCGCTTTTGCTGCTTTTGAGTTGTATATTCTTAAACGAGAGGCTGCTTTTAAGGGATATGATGCTGTAACAAGGCATAAAGCAAAAGATTATTTAAATACTTTGGATGAGAAATCGTTTAAAAAATTAAAAAACACCATTATGGCTGGTCTTCCAGGTACTAGAGAGGTTTTGGAGATGGAAGAGTTTAAAAATCGTTTAGCAAAATACGAAAATATTGATGCTCAAAAACTAAAAGAAAATTTGGTTTATTTTTTAAAAGCTATTATTCCAGAAGCAGAAAAACTAGGAGTTAAGATGTGCGTCCACCCAGACGATCCACCATATCCTATTTTAGGTTTACCTAGAATTGTAAGTAATAGCAGTGATATTAAATTTCTTTTAAACTGTTCCTCATCTTATTACAATGGACTAACATTTTGTACAGGCTCATTAGGAGCCAAAAAGGAAAATGATTTGATTAAAATTTTTAATGCTTTTGCAAATAAAGTTCATTTTTTACATCTGCGAAGTGTTCAATTAGAAAAGGATGGAAGTTTTTATGAGGCTAACCATTTAGAAGGTAGTGCACCTATGGCAAAAGTCATGGAATTTATAGTTAAGGAGCAGATTAGGAGAAAATATGAAAATAGTAAAGACGTAGCTATACCTCTAAGAGCAGATCATGGTCATTTGTTGTTAAGTGATGTCGGTATTAAAGATGAGTTTTACCCAGGTTACTCAACGCTTGGGAGAATGAAGGGTCTCGCTGAATTATGTGGATTGGAAATGGGAATCAGAAATTCGTTAGTACCAACCTTACAAGATTAA
- a CDS encoding 3-keto-disaccharide hydrolase: MKKLKLIVLLICVITVSCKSEKAKEEVDSKTISLFNGKNLDNWRGDARVWSVEEGSIVGRTTDEIKIDKNTFLIYESSFSDFELNLKYKIVGGNSGIQYRAKVLGEDDFAVAGYQADMEAGIQYSGILYEENGRGIMALRGEKITINEDGKKTVEQFEKSENIQAIINQDQWNNYRIVAKENHLQHFINGKKTIDVIDREISKKSDGGVIALQVHKGPNMVVYFKDIIIKPAHGDIAK, translated from the coding sequence ATGAAAAAATTAAAGTTGATCGTTTTATTGATTTGTGTCATCACGGTATCATGTAAATCTGAAAAGGCAAAAGAAGAAGTTGATTCAAAAACCATTTCCTTATTCAACGGAAAGAATCTTGATAATTGGAGAGGAGATGCTCGTGTTTGGTCTGTTGAAGAAGGCAGCATTGTAGGTCGAACTACCGATGAGATTAAGATAGATAAGAACACATTTTTAATTTATGAATCTTCGTTTTCTGATTTTGAATTGAACTTAAAATATAAAATTGTAGGCGGCAATAGCGGCATTCAATACCGTGCTAAAGTTTTGGGTGAAGATGATTTTGCTGTGGCTGGGTATCAGGCAGACATGGAGGCAGGAATTCAATATTCAGGAATTTTATATGAGGAAAATGGGAGAGGGATAATGGCATTAAGGGGAGAGAAAATTACTATTAATGAAGATGGAAAGAAAACAGTTGAGCAATTTGAAAAGAGTGAAAATATCCAGGCTATAATTAATCAAGATCAATGGAATAATTATAGAATCGTTGCTAAAGAAAACCATTTACAACATTTTATTAATGGTAAAAAGACCATTGATGTTATTGACAGGGAAATTAGTAAGAAATCGGATGGAGGTGTTATCGCTTTACAAGTTCATAAAGGACCTAATATGGTAGTTTATTTCAAAGATATAATAATAAAGCCTGCTCACGGGGATATTGCGAAGTGA
- a CDS encoding SDR family oxidoreductase: protein MNEKFSIKDKVIAITGGAGVLGGSMAGYLVQNGAKVIILGHNRDNNLKRVDELNAIVANSSISYEADVLDENLLIEISEKIIEKYGRLDGLINAAGGNMPGATVNPDQTIFDISVGDLKKVIDLNLLGSVLPSLTLGKKMAEQGSGVIINISSMASKQAITRVLGYSMAKAGIEIFTKWIATELATKFNDKIRVNAIAPGFFIGNQNRRLLTNEDGSYTERGNIVINKTPMKRFGDASELNGAVHYLLSDASSFVTGTIISVDGGFSSFSGV from the coding sequence ATGAACGAAAAATTTTCAATAAAAGATAAAGTAATCGCAATTACCGGCGGAGCTGGTGTTTTAGGAGGCTCTATGGCTGGATATTTAGTCCAAAACGGTGCAAAAGTTATCATTTTAGGGCATAATAGAGATAATAACCTAAAGCGTGTTGATGAATTAAATGCAATTGTTGCCAATTCTTCAATTAGTTATGAAGCAGACGTATTGGATGAAAATTTATTAATTGAAATTTCTGAAAAAATTATCGAAAAATACGGTAGATTGGATGGTTTAATTAATGCTGCGGGTGGTAATATGCCTGGTGCGACAGTAAACCCAGATCAAACTATTTTTGACATTTCTGTAGGAGATTTAAAAAAAGTAATTGATCTCAACCTATTAGGTTCTGTACTGCCATCTCTAACATTAGGGAAAAAAATGGCAGAACAAGGGTCGGGCGTAATAATAAACATATCATCTATGGCTTCCAAGCAGGCTATTACAAGAGTGTTGGGTTATTCAATGGCCAAGGCTGGTATAGAGATTTTTACAAAATGGATAGCCACGGAATTGGCTACAAAGTTTAACGATAAAATAAGGGTAAACGCAATTGCTCCAGGTTTTTTTATTGGAAATCAAAACAGGCGATTGTTGACTAATGAAGATGGTTCTTACACTGAAAGAGGTAATATAGTAATTAACAAAACACCCATGAAAAGATTTGGAGATGCCTCTGAATTAAATGGTGCGGTACATTATTTACTGAGTGATGCTTCCTCTTTTGTAACAGGTACTATTATTTCTGTTGACGGAGGGTTTAGCTCTTTTTCGGGGGTCTAA